One Triplophysa rosa linkage group LG9, Trosa_1v2, whole genome shotgun sequence genomic window carries:
- the blnk gene encoding B-cell linker protein isoform X1: protein MSHHTESKACVSVVRSDVSSMSSLSRDHCESWSPGQVAAYLSQNNMRDCADTVQRLRIDGRRFLNLSDGDLNKFSLVHRPQIQKIVQDIKKNDDSLFNRLKRFQTEQTANILKSGRNTLDRIKKKGPPKVPTRDYQGDAAESEKYSDSDFDSDTYEDPQGDHDDNYEPPPRSEGHAVKGFSVSPSIANSRGQYVDSCRGRPVPSFHLPQRNKHPSASRNQRTENQHRQDNENDDYIEPQEEEEDDDDDNYIDPTEETPTKPSVNRGVKPCVRAHVHSPDVYEVPDVGENCQFDKSRTNTHVIPPKVSPRMKIRRPTVTPKPNSEDEYETCDADDGVNKRPEETRRPSIPTPRPRDLKKSSPALTPKPNVAHRDTEADIASPPTTGFYRVTRPLTRQIATQGRESRAAGDAEEEAGVYGKVWYASSCDRRTAEDALIRSAKDGSFLLRKSSGVDAQQPYTLVVFYSGRVYNIPVRYITSSKQFALGKEKQGEERFSSVSDIIENHQKNPLVLVDSQNNTKDSTKLKHAVKP, encoded by the exons ATGTCACATCATACTGAAAGTAAAGCGTGTGTGTCAGTGGTGAGATCTGATGTGTCCAGCATGAGTTCACTCAGCAGAGATCACTGTGAGAGCTGGAGCCCGGGGCAGGTGGCTGCGTACCTGAGTCAG AACAACATGAGAGACTGTGCAGACACCGTACAGAGACTCAGGATTGATGGCCGTCGCTTTCTG AATCTCTCTGACGGTGACCTGAACAAATTCAGCCTTGTCCACAGACC GCAGATCCAAAAAATTGTTCAGGACATTAAGAAGAATGACGACAGTCTTTTCAACCGATTAAAACG GTTTCAGACTGAACAAACTGCTAATATTCTCAAAAGCGGGAGAAATACGTTGGACCG gATCAAGAAAAAGGGACCACCAAAAGTTCCTACAAGAGACTATCAGG GTGACGCAGCAGAAAGTGAGAAGTATTCTGACTCAGATTTc GACAGTGACACGTATGAAGACCCTCAGGGTGACCATGACGACAACTATGAACCTCCACCGAGATCTGAAGGTCACGCTGTGAAGGGCTTCAGTGTTTCTCCGTCCATCGCAAACTCCAGAGGACAGTATGTGG ACAGCTGTCGTGGTCGACCCGTCCCTTCCTTTCATCTGCCACAGAGGAACAAACACCCGTCAGCCAGCAGAAACCAGCGAACAGAGAACCAGCACCGGCAGGACAACGAGAAT GACGATTACATTGAACcccaggaggaggaggaggatgatgatgatgataactACATCGACCCCACTGAAGAAACACCAACAA AACCTTCTGTTAACAGAGGAGTCAAGCCATGTGTCCGTGCTCATGTACACAGTCCAG ATGTCTATGAAGTGCCTGACGTAGGG GAGAATTGTCAGTTTGACAAGAG CAGGACGAACACACACGTGATTCCTCCTAAAGTCAGTCCAAG AATGAAAATCAGAAGACCAACTGTGACTCCA AAGCCAAACTCTGAGGATGAGTATGAAACGTGTGATGCAGATGACG GTGTTAATAAAAGGCCAGAAGAGACCAGAAGACCGTCCATTCCCACACCTCGACCCAGAGACCT GAAGAAATCAAGTCCTGCTTTGACTCCG AAACCAAACGTTGCTCACAGAGATACTGAAG CAGACATCGCGAGTCCGCCGACAACTGGATTCTACCGAGTCAC AAGGCCTCTGACCCGACAGATTGCCACCCAGG GCAGAGAGAGCAGAGCCGCTGGAGACGCTGAAGag gaggCGGGTGTGTACGGGAAGGTTTGGTACGCCAGCAGCTGTGATCGCAGGACGGCGGAGGACGCTCTCATTCGCTCGGCTAAG GACGGCTCGTTTCTGCTCAGGAAGAGTTCCGGCGTGGATGCCCAGCAGCCGTACACACTAGTGGTGTTCTACAGCGGGCGCGTGTACAACATCCCCGTGCGCTACATCACTTCATCCAAACAGTTCGCGCTGGGCAAAGAGAAACAAGGAGAAGAG
- the blnk gene encoding B-cell linker protein isoform X3: MSHHTESKACVSVVRSDVSSMSSLSRDHCESWSPGQVAAYLSQNNMRDCADTVQRLRIDGRRFLNLSDGDLNKFSLVHRPQIQKIVQDIKKNDDSLFNRLKRFQTEQTANILKSGRNTLDRIKKKGPPKVPTRDYQGDAAESEKYSDSDFDSDTYEDPQGDHDDNYEPPPRSEGHAVKGFSVSPSIANSRGQYVDSCRGRPVPSFHLPQRNKHPSASRNQRTENQHRQDNENDDYIEPQEEEEDDDDDNYIDPTEETPTKPSVNRGVKPCVRAHVHSPDVYEVPDVGENCQFDKRTNTHVIPPKVSPRMKIRRPTVTPKPNSEDEYETCDADDGVNKRPEETRRPSIPTPRPRDLKKSSPALTPKPNVAHRDTEADIASPPTTGFYRVTRPLTRQIATQGRESRAAGDAEEEAGVYGKVWYASSCDRRTAEDALIRSAKDGSFLLRKSSGVDAQQPYTLVVFYSGRVYNIPVRYITSSKQFALGKEKQGEERFSSVSDIIENHQKNPLVLVDSQNNTKDSTKLKHAVKP; this comes from the exons ATGTCACATCATACTGAAAGTAAAGCGTGTGTGTCAGTGGTGAGATCTGATGTGTCCAGCATGAGTTCACTCAGCAGAGATCACTGTGAGAGCTGGAGCCCGGGGCAGGTGGCTGCGTACCTGAGTCAG AACAACATGAGAGACTGTGCAGACACCGTACAGAGACTCAGGATTGATGGCCGTCGCTTTCTG AATCTCTCTGACGGTGACCTGAACAAATTCAGCCTTGTCCACAGACC GCAGATCCAAAAAATTGTTCAGGACATTAAGAAGAATGACGACAGTCTTTTCAACCGATTAAAACG GTTTCAGACTGAACAAACTGCTAATATTCTCAAAAGCGGGAGAAATACGTTGGACCG gATCAAGAAAAAGGGACCACCAAAAGTTCCTACAAGAGACTATCAGG GTGACGCAGCAGAAAGTGAGAAGTATTCTGACTCAGATTTc GACAGTGACACGTATGAAGACCCTCAGGGTGACCATGACGACAACTATGAACCTCCACCGAGATCTGAAGGTCACGCTGTGAAGGGCTTCAGTGTTTCTCCGTCCATCGCAAACTCCAGAGGACAGTATGTGG ACAGCTGTCGTGGTCGACCCGTCCCTTCCTTTCATCTGCCACAGAGGAACAAACACCCGTCAGCCAGCAGAAACCAGCGAACAGAGAACCAGCACCGGCAGGACAACGAGAAT GACGATTACATTGAACcccaggaggaggaggaggatgatgatgatgataactACATCGACCCCACTGAAGAAACACCAACAA AACCTTCTGTTAACAGAGGAGTCAAGCCATGTGTCCGTGCTCATGTACACAGTCCAG ATGTCTATGAAGTGCCTGACGTAGGG GAGAATTGTCAGTTTGACAAGAG GACGAACACACACGTGATTCCTCCTAAAGTCAGTCCAAG AATGAAAATCAGAAGACCAACTGTGACTCCA AAGCCAAACTCTGAGGATGAGTATGAAACGTGTGATGCAGATGACG GTGTTAATAAAAGGCCAGAAGAGACCAGAAGACCGTCCATTCCCACACCTCGACCCAGAGACCT GAAGAAATCAAGTCCTGCTTTGACTCCG AAACCAAACGTTGCTCACAGAGATACTGAAG CAGACATCGCGAGTCCGCCGACAACTGGATTCTACCGAGTCAC AAGGCCTCTGACCCGACAGATTGCCACCCAGG GCAGAGAGAGCAGAGCCGCTGGAGACGCTGAAGag gaggCGGGTGTGTACGGGAAGGTTTGGTACGCCAGCAGCTGTGATCGCAGGACGGCGGAGGACGCTCTCATTCGCTCGGCTAAG GACGGCTCGTTTCTGCTCAGGAAGAGTTCCGGCGTGGATGCCCAGCAGCCGTACACACTAGTGGTGTTCTACAGCGGGCGCGTGTACAACATCCCCGTGCGCTACATCACTTCATCCAAACAGTTCGCGCTGGGCAAAGAGAAACAAGGAGAAGAG
- the blnk gene encoding B-cell linker protein isoform X2 — protein sequence MSHHTESKACVSVVRSDVSSMSSLSRDHCESWSPGQVAAYLSQNNMRDCADTVQRLRIDGRRFLNLSDGDLNKFSLVHRPQIQKIVQDIKKNDDSLFNRLKRFQTEQTANILKSGRNTLDRIKKKGPPKVPTRDYQGDAAESEKYSDSDFDSDTYEDPQGDHDDNYEPPPRSEGHAVKGFSVSPSIANSRGQYVDSCRGRPVPSFHLPQRNKHPSASRNQRTENQHRQDNENDDYIEPQEEEEDDDDDNYIDPTEETPTKPSVNRGVKPCVRAHVHSPDVYEVPDVGENCQFDKSRTNTHVIPPKVSPRMKIRRPTVTPKPNSEDEYETCDADDGVNKRPEETRRPSIPTPRPRDLKKSSPALTPKPNVAHRDTEDIASPPTTGFYRVTRPLTRQIATQGRESRAAGDAEEEAGVYGKVWYASSCDRRTAEDALIRSAKDGSFLLRKSSGVDAQQPYTLVVFYSGRVYNIPVRYITSSKQFALGKEKQGEERFSSVSDIIENHQKNPLVLVDSQNNTKDSTKLKHAVKP from the exons ATGTCACATCATACTGAAAGTAAAGCGTGTGTGTCAGTGGTGAGATCTGATGTGTCCAGCATGAGTTCACTCAGCAGAGATCACTGTGAGAGCTGGAGCCCGGGGCAGGTGGCTGCGTACCTGAGTCAG AACAACATGAGAGACTGTGCAGACACCGTACAGAGACTCAGGATTGATGGCCGTCGCTTTCTG AATCTCTCTGACGGTGACCTGAACAAATTCAGCCTTGTCCACAGACC GCAGATCCAAAAAATTGTTCAGGACATTAAGAAGAATGACGACAGTCTTTTCAACCGATTAAAACG GTTTCAGACTGAACAAACTGCTAATATTCTCAAAAGCGGGAGAAATACGTTGGACCG gATCAAGAAAAAGGGACCACCAAAAGTTCCTACAAGAGACTATCAGG GTGACGCAGCAGAAAGTGAGAAGTATTCTGACTCAGATTTc GACAGTGACACGTATGAAGACCCTCAGGGTGACCATGACGACAACTATGAACCTCCACCGAGATCTGAAGGTCACGCTGTGAAGGGCTTCAGTGTTTCTCCGTCCATCGCAAACTCCAGAGGACAGTATGTGG ACAGCTGTCGTGGTCGACCCGTCCCTTCCTTTCATCTGCCACAGAGGAACAAACACCCGTCAGCCAGCAGAAACCAGCGAACAGAGAACCAGCACCGGCAGGACAACGAGAAT GACGATTACATTGAACcccaggaggaggaggaggatgatgatgatgataactACATCGACCCCACTGAAGAAACACCAACAA AACCTTCTGTTAACAGAGGAGTCAAGCCATGTGTCCGTGCTCATGTACACAGTCCAG ATGTCTATGAAGTGCCTGACGTAGGG GAGAATTGTCAGTTTGACAAGAG CAGGACGAACACACACGTGATTCCTCCTAAAGTCAGTCCAAG AATGAAAATCAGAAGACCAACTGTGACTCCA AAGCCAAACTCTGAGGATGAGTATGAAACGTGTGATGCAGATGACG GTGTTAATAAAAGGCCAGAAGAGACCAGAAGACCGTCCATTCCCACACCTCGACCCAGAGACCT GAAGAAATCAAGTCCTGCTTTGACTCCG AAACCAAACGTTGCTCACAGAGATACTGAAG ACATCGCGAGTCCGCCGACAACTGGATTCTACCGAGTCAC AAGGCCTCTGACCCGACAGATTGCCACCCAGG GCAGAGAGAGCAGAGCCGCTGGAGACGCTGAAGag gaggCGGGTGTGTACGGGAAGGTTTGGTACGCCAGCAGCTGTGATCGCAGGACGGCGGAGGACGCTCTCATTCGCTCGGCTAAG GACGGCTCGTTTCTGCTCAGGAAGAGTTCCGGCGTGGATGCCCAGCAGCCGTACACACTAGTGGTGTTCTACAGCGGGCGCGTGTACAACATCCCCGTGCGCTACATCACTTCATCCAAACAGTTCGCGCTGGGCAAAGAGAAACAAGGAGAAGAG
- the blnk gene encoding B-cell linker protein isoform X4: protein MSHHTESKACVSVVRSDVSSMSSLSRDHCESWSPGQVAAYLSQNNMRDCADTVQRLRIDGRRFLNLSDGDLNKFSLVHRPQIQKIVQDIKKNDDSLFNRLKRFQTEQTANILKSGRNTLDRIKKKGPPKVPTRDYQGDAAESEKYSDSDFDSDTYEDPQGDHDDNYEPPPRSEGHAVKGFSVSPSIANSRGQYVDSCRGRPVPSFHLPQRNKHPSASRNQRTENQHRQDNENDDYIEPQEEEEDDDDDNYIDPTEETPTKPSVNRGVKPCVRAHVHSPDVYEVPDVGENCQFDKSRTNTHVIPPKVSPRMKIRRPTVTPKPNSEDEYETCDADDGVNKRPEETRRPSIPTPRPRDLKKSSPALTPKPNVAHRDTEADIASPPTTGFYRVTPLTRQIATQGRESRAAGDAEEEAGVYGKVWYASSCDRRTAEDALIRSAKDGSFLLRKSSGVDAQQPYTLVVFYSGRVYNIPVRYITSSKQFALGKEKQGEERFSSVSDIIENHQKNPLVLVDSQNNTKDSTKLKHAVKP, encoded by the exons ATGTCACATCATACTGAAAGTAAAGCGTGTGTGTCAGTGGTGAGATCTGATGTGTCCAGCATGAGTTCACTCAGCAGAGATCACTGTGAGAGCTGGAGCCCGGGGCAGGTGGCTGCGTACCTGAGTCAG AACAACATGAGAGACTGTGCAGACACCGTACAGAGACTCAGGATTGATGGCCGTCGCTTTCTG AATCTCTCTGACGGTGACCTGAACAAATTCAGCCTTGTCCACAGACC GCAGATCCAAAAAATTGTTCAGGACATTAAGAAGAATGACGACAGTCTTTTCAACCGATTAAAACG GTTTCAGACTGAACAAACTGCTAATATTCTCAAAAGCGGGAGAAATACGTTGGACCG gATCAAGAAAAAGGGACCACCAAAAGTTCCTACAAGAGACTATCAGG GTGACGCAGCAGAAAGTGAGAAGTATTCTGACTCAGATTTc GACAGTGACACGTATGAAGACCCTCAGGGTGACCATGACGACAACTATGAACCTCCACCGAGATCTGAAGGTCACGCTGTGAAGGGCTTCAGTGTTTCTCCGTCCATCGCAAACTCCAGAGGACAGTATGTGG ACAGCTGTCGTGGTCGACCCGTCCCTTCCTTTCATCTGCCACAGAGGAACAAACACCCGTCAGCCAGCAGAAACCAGCGAACAGAGAACCAGCACCGGCAGGACAACGAGAAT GACGATTACATTGAACcccaggaggaggaggaggatgatgatgatgataactACATCGACCCCACTGAAGAAACACCAACAA AACCTTCTGTTAACAGAGGAGTCAAGCCATGTGTCCGTGCTCATGTACACAGTCCAG ATGTCTATGAAGTGCCTGACGTAGGG GAGAATTGTCAGTTTGACAAGAG CAGGACGAACACACACGTGATTCCTCCTAAAGTCAGTCCAAG AATGAAAATCAGAAGACCAACTGTGACTCCA AAGCCAAACTCTGAGGATGAGTATGAAACGTGTGATGCAGATGACG GTGTTAATAAAAGGCCAGAAGAGACCAGAAGACCGTCCATTCCCACACCTCGACCCAGAGACCT GAAGAAATCAAGTCCTGCTTTGACTCCG AAACCAAACGTTGCTCACAGAGATACTGAAG CAGACATCGCGAGTCCGCCGACAACTGGATTCTACCGAGTCAC GCCTCTGACCCGACAGATTGCCACCCAGG GCAGAGAGAGCAGAGCCGCTGGAGACGCTGAAGag gaggCGGGTGTGTACGGGAAGGTTTGGTACGCCAGCAGCTGTGATCGCAGGACGGCGGAGGACGCTCTCATTCGCTCGGCTAAG GACGGCTCGTTTCTGCTCAGGAAGAGTTCCGGCGTGGATGCCCAGCAGCCGTACACACTAGTGGTGTTCTACAGCGGGCGCGTGTACAACATCCCCGTGCGCTACATCACTTCATCCAAACAGTTCGCGCTGGGCAAAGAGAAACAAGGAGAAGAG
- the blnk gene encoding B-cell linker protein isoform X5 has product MSHHTESKACVSVVRSDVSSMSSLSRDHCESWSPGQVAAYLSQNNMRDCADTVQRLRIDGRRFLNLSDGDLNKFSLVHRPQIQKIVQDIKKNDDSLFNRLKRFQTEQTANILKSGRNTLDRIKKKGPPKVPTRDYQGDAAESEKYSDSDFDSDTYEDPQGDHDDNYEPPPRSEGHAVKGFSVSPSIANSRGQYVDSCRGRPVPSFHLPQRNKHPSASRNQRTENQHRQDNENDDYIEPQEEEEDDDDDNYIDPTEETPTKPSVNRGVKPCVRAHVHSPDVYEVPDVGENCQFDKSRTNTHVIPPKVSPRMKIRRPTVTPKPNSEDEYETCDADDGVNKRPEETRRPSIPTPRPRDLKKSSPALTPKPNVAHRDTEDIASPPTTGFYRVTPLTRQIATQGRESRAAGDAEEEAGVYGKVWYASSCDRRTAEDALIRSAKDGSFLLRKSSGVDAQQPYTLVVFYSGRVYNIPVRYITSSKQFALGKEKQGEERFSSVSDIIENHQKNPLVLVDSQNNTKDSTKLKHAVKP; this is encoded by the exons ATGTCACATCATACTGAAAGTAAAGCGTGTGTGTCAGTGGTGAGATCTGATGTGTCCAGCATGAGTTCACTCAGCAGAGATCACTGTGAGAGCTGGAGCCCGGGGCAGGTGGCTGCGTACCTGAGTCAG AACAACATGAGAGACTGTGCAGACACCGTACAGAGACTCAGGATTGATGGCCGTCGCTTTCTG AATCTCTCTGACGGTGACCTGAACAAATTCAGCCTTGTCCACAGACC GCAGATCCAAAAAATTGTTCAGGACATTAAGAAGAATGACGACAGTCTTTTCAACCGATTAAAACG GTTTCAGACTGAACAAACTGCTAATATTCTCAAAAGCGGGAGAAATACGTTGGACCG gATCAAGAAAAAGGGACCACCAAAAGTTCCTACAAGAGACTATCAGG GTGACGCAGCAGAAAGTGAGAAGTATTCTGACTCAGATTTc GACAGTGACACGTATGAAGACCCTCAGGGTGACCATGACGACAACTATGAACCTCCACCGAGATCTGAAGGTCACGCTGTGAAGGGCTTCAGTGTTTCTCCGTCCATCGCAAACTCCAGAGGACAGTATGTGG ACAGCTGTCGTGGTCGACCCGTCCCTTCCTTTCATCTGCCACAGAGGAACAAACACCCGTCAGCCAGCAGAAACCAGCGAACAGAGAACCAGCACCGGCAGGACAACGAGAAT GACGATTACATTGAACcccaggaggaggaggaggatgatgatgatgataactACATCGACCCCACTGAAGAAACACCAACAA AACCTTCTGTTAACAGAGGAGTCAAGCCATGTGTCCGTGCTCATGTACACAGTCCAG ATGTCTATGAAGTGCCTGACGTAGGG GAGAATTGTCAGTTTGACAAGAG CAGGACGAACACACACGTGATTCCTCCTAAAGTCAGTCCAAG AATGAAAATCAGAAGACCAACTGTGACTCCA AAGCCAAACTCTGAGGATGAGTATGAAACGTGTGATGCAGATGACG GTGTTAATAAAAGGCCAGAAGAGACCAGAAGACCGTCCATTCCCACACCTCGACCCAGAGACCT GAAGAAATCAAGTCCTGCTTTGACTCCG AAACCAAACGTTGCTCACAGAGATACTGAAG ACATCGCGAGTCCGCCGACAACTGGATTCTACCGAGTCAC GCCTCTGACCCGACAGATTGCCACCCAGG GCAGAGAGAGCAGAGCCGCTGGAGACGCTGAAGag gaggCGGGTGTGTACGGGAAGGTTTGGTACGCCAGCAGCTGTGATCGCAGGACGGCGGAGGACGCTCTCATTCGCTCGGCTAAG GACGGCTCGTTTCTGCTCAGGAAGAGTTCCGGCGTGGATGCCCAGCAGCCGTACACACTAGTGGTGTTCTACAGCGGGCGCGTGTACAACATCCCCGTGCGCTACATCACTTCATCCAAACAGTTCGCGCTGGGCAAAGAGAAACAAGGAGAAGAG
- the blnk gene encoding B-cell linker protein isoform X6 yields the protein MERFTAPATVKLRQIQKIVQDIKKNDDSLFNRLKRFQTEQTANILKSGRNTLDRIKKKGPPKVPTRDYQGDAAESEKYSDSDFDSDTYEDPQGDHDDNYEPPPRSEGHAVKGFSVSPSIANSRGQYVDSCRGRPVPSFHLPQRNKHPSASRNQRTENQHRQDNENDDYIEPQEEEEDDDDDNYIDPTEETPTKPSVNRGVKPCVRAHVHSPDVYEVPDVGENCQFDKSRTNTHVIPPKVSPRMKIRRPTVTPKPNSEDEYETCDADDGVNKRPEETRRPSIPTPRPRDLKKSSPALTPKPNVAHRDTEADIASPPTTGFYRVTRPLTRQIATQGRESRAAGDAEEEAGVYGKVWYASSCDRRTAEDALIRSAKDGSFLLRKSSGVDAQQPYTLVVFYSGRVYNIPVRYITSSKQFALGKEKQGEERFSSVSDIIENHQKNPLVLVDSQNNTKDSTKLKHAVKP from the exons ATGGAGCGCTTCACCGCACCTGCTACTGTTAAACTACG GCAGATCCAAAAAATTGTTCAGGACATTAAGAAGAATGACGACAGTCTTTTCAACCGATTAAAACG GTTTCAGACTGAACAAACTGCTAATATTCTCAAAAGCGGGAGAAATACGTTGGACCG gATCAAGAAAAAGGGACCACCAAAAGTTCCTACAAGAGACTATCAGG GTGACGCAGCAGAAAGTGAGAAGTATTCTGACTCAGATTTc GACAGTGACACGTATGAAGACCCTCAGGGTGACCATGACGACAACTATGAACCTCCACCGAGATCTGAAGGTCACGCTGTGAAGGGCTTCAGTGTTTCTCCGTCCATCGCAAACTCCAGAGGACAGTATGTGG ACAGCTGTCGTGGTCGACCCGTCCCTTCCTTTCATCTGCCACAGAGGAACAAACACCCGTCAGCCAGCAGAAACCAGCGAACAGAGAACCAGCACCGGCAGGACAACGAGAAT GACGATTACATTGAACcccaggaggaggaggaggatgatgatgatgataactACATCGACCCCACTGAAGAAACACCAACAA AACCTTCTGTTAACAGAGGAGTCAAGCCATGTGTCCGTGCTCATGTACACAGTCCAG ATGTCTATGAAGTGCCTGACGTAGGG GAGAATTGTCAGTTTGACAAGAG CAGGACGAACACACACGTGATTCCTCCTAAAGTCAGTCCAAG AATGAAAATCAGAAGACCAACTGTGACTCCA AAGCCAAACTCTGAGGATGAGTATGAAACGTGTGATGCAGATGACG GTGTTAATAAAAGGCCAGAAGAGACCAGAAGACCGTCCATTCCCACACCTCGACCCAGAGACCT GAAGAAATCAAGTCCTGCTTTGACTCCG AAACCAAACGTTGCTCACAGAGATACTGAAG CAGACATCGCGAGTCCGCCGACAACTGGATTCTACCGAGTCAC AAGGCCTCTGACCCGACAGATTGCCACCCAGG GCAGAGAGAGCAGAGCCGCTGGAGACGCTGAAGag gaggCGGGTGTGTACGGGAAGGTTTGGTACGCCAGCAGCTGTGATCGCAGGACGGCGGAGGACGCTCTCATTCGCTCGGCTAAG GACGGCTCGTTTCTGCTCAGGAAGAGTTCCGGCGTGGATGCCCAGCAGCCGTACACACTAGTGGTGTTCTACAGCGGGCGCGTGTACAACATCCCCGTGCGCTACATCACTTCATCCAAACAGTTCGCGCTGGGCAAAGAGAAACAAGGAGAAGAG